AAAGAATTTATGTAGTTTGACAGATGTTGTCAATGAATGCATTCTATGCCAAAGCAATGATAAATGATCCACTGTTAAGCCCACATAGAATGATGTTGTGTTCGCTATGTGAAGATTGTTGAAAAAGGTACTTAAGTACTTCAGTAATTCGTCCTAGCGATTGTAAAAAACTGTAAGTGGAAGCAATCCAAGAATATAAGTGCCTTGTTCCTTTTAGAAAAGTCTACCCCATTCTTCCAGGAACCAATATCACAAGTGGCCATAGACACAGTCTTGAGTGTTTTTATAGTTAATAGTCAGTTACTGTGATGAACTGTCAACCTGTTGCAAAAGGTTCTTGAAAGGTCAACAAACACTTGTGGCTCACTACCCCCTAAAAAGaacactcatttatttatttatttattgcaagtgaaaaatagggctgtcaataaaataaaactgtcaataaataaataaataaacatagaaTAATCTCAGTTTTTTAGAAAGTCTttagaaactaattattatagTAAGTAGTTATATTGTGTTAAACTTATTTAactaatacattatattaaaaaagtattttattgaattttttatattaaaatcacaTCTGACCAGAATGAATCTCCCCTCCTGTCAAAGACAAAAAAGACTGCAAGTGGCtgaattttgagtaattttaatatcagaACAAATGCTTTTATCCTGTCAAGATAAAGAAAATAGACAAGCAGGACACACAGATCTTTAATTTAGCAATAAAAGCAGCGTTGCTCATGCTTTATTATCGTTCTCAGTGGGAtatgcaattttaagaaaagtaGCCTTCACACTACTGGTTGTTagtgcaaaataataattggTTGTCAACATTCGCCCTTGACCATACTCATTAAGATATTTCCTACAATTCCTGTATTTCGCTAATATGTCCGGCAGTCTTTTACATTCATCATGGCTCTTTAAAGGTTAAGCCATAAATACACCATCATTATAAGAGGCTATTCTGAGTTGTATGTCTCTAAGGGAGCCATGATGACGCAATAAGGTTAATTATATCAATTATGGCACTCAGTGTCTGTCCAGATTTTCTTTGAGAAAAAAGGAAACGCCAATTTGCCAGAAGGTGCAAATTGTTCATGTATGGCGTGCCTCTTATGCTGTGTATAAAAGCAGGGGCAGAACCCTTTTGGGGAACTGAGGCAACCCAACTGCAAACTGACCTGGCGATCACAGCCACTGCGAACATGTGAGTCCTTTCGCTCAGGTGAAGATGTTGAGGTGGTCCGAGGAAGAGTCTGTAATGTCTCTGTGTTTGTCTTTCGCATCCAGGTTGACAGTATTGGCTCTGATGACACTGCTGATGGTCCCGGTAGAGTCGGACCTCTCCAATGAAGAGTTGAAGTCTCTGAGTAACCCACAGAGCAGGACCTTGGTGAGTCACAGCAGCTGATCCTTCTTGatgattttgattaaaaataggCAAGTGTGGGAGGTATATTTGaggatttatgttttatattaggaatatttttcatgtatttgCTCAAGGAACTGGTCAGTTTTGAGATTTAGCTTTTTGTGAAATTCAGACTAGTGGacagaaaacatccaaaatactaTTTGATAAAGTATTTATCTTATTGCATTCAAATTATTATACGAAAATAtgtgtcttttttattatttactggCTTTTGAGTTTTGAACCTGGATTTATCCTGTGGTTAGACTTCTATTTTGGAATtatatgcaaattagtgcatatttaattagataatgcCAAAACATAACACTTTTGAAATGTAGTCAATCAAATGGGGAAGTATGATGATATCTTGAtgatattttttacagtttgttACCGTATTCGTTGCTGGAGTCTCAAAAACTTTTGTGCTAAAAGTCTAAATTTGGCACAAAAGGAAAAAGACCAGGATAAGACTTTTTATAACCAGAATTCAGAggctgaaattaatatttatatgcgtatatgtgtattatttacaatcagacactgaaaataaaatctgctttgtatactaaatatttaaataatattttaaataatattcatgTTGTCATTTATCTGTCtaatattttcacagtttttccGGATCCTGCAGTCGTATCTTGAAGGCAGAGAGAGCGAAGCTCAAGCAATGAACAGGAAAACAAACGTGAAGGAtagcaaaaacagcaatatagaaAATACTGGTTATGACAAATATGACCTCTTTCTTCACAatgacatttatgatgtttagctgaagatttcatttttagtttcacATGTAAATCAGGTATTATGTCTAATAGTTTGAGAAATGTTCAagttattatatttgtaatgttgtttAGCATGGATAAACCGAAACACTTGCTTGAcaaatgtctgtttttctttatataatatttaatgttataaatgttttctaaagtTAAAACTAGCTGATAAAAGCAAAGCATGTCATAgatattgtgtttatattgtAAGTAATACGGAAGAAATGTATTGGTCACTATAGTTGAAATCTTTCtagttgtttatttgtttactaaataaatatgagaATGGAAACATCTCATTCTTAATTCTATTCTACAGAAAGAAACAGAGAAGCAGACATTATTCAAAAAGAGTAAAGATCTCTTAaatggttgaaaaaaaaatgaaatgctgaaaacttctgtgtaaatattaaaagacgttagtttaaaataaaagtaatgaaCACTACATCTAGAAACACTATATCCATGATTTCTAATACACTCAGAAATAAATTGTCCTTCATTGACCTGTATCAATAAATAGACAAGGGAAATGTCATATTTATGaacaaaatttgaaagaaagCTAAAGCTGATACCAATGAAGAGAAACACTAAAAGGGAGAAACCGTGAGCCGTGTGTTTTTCTTGTCTTTCCTTTTTTCAAACATAAACCTGTAAAGCAAGAATAATAGATTTATCATCTAAATGTATGTGTTTCAATTATATGTAATGTtaaccaactttttttttacttttataataagCAAATGTgacatgttaattaaaaaaataaatgtagatagatagaaatgaGACAGGGAAATGAGCCATGGGTGTATTCCTAaaagaataatcataaaaaggacagaaaactaaaaatatggATTTGCGTACAATTATGGTATTATCCATACAGAAAAtagaaaagcacaaaaataaaataaaagttgtcaTAATGCATCCAAAATGTGGCactctttttgttgtttgtaaGTCTAAGAGGCGAAACAGGAAAAAGGGGAAAGATAAAGGAGATTTAAACCATTTTTGCTTATGAATGAAGAATTTTGCATTCAGCATAAGAAAATTAACAACATCTTCATCAGATAATAGCTTTGGTTAAAcatatggtaaaaatataacatatttgaGGACATAAGTGCTTAAGTCAACCCATAATTTGCTGGGTATACtacaatcaaaaaaataaatgggcAGCTGTTTCCTCAGCatcagaatatttaaaaatggacAAATGAACAGGATAGATTTTATAAAGGATTTTATAATGAATCTCCTTAACCTTGTTGGATATGCAAAATGTACTTGGCAAAAgccagttgtttttttttttaaatttacactaccgttcaaaagtttggggtcagtacatttttattgtttctttttttttttttttaagaaattaatacttttattcaccaaggatgtattaagttaataattaaaagtttattaaaagttaataataaataatttacattgttataaaatatttatattttgaataaacactgtactttttaaacgtgttattcatgaaagaatcctgaaaaaaaaaaaaatcacaggttccaaaaaatatttggcagcacaactgttgatattatccaacattgatcattctaataataaatccgcatattagaatgatttctgaaggatcatgtgacacttaagactggagtaacagctgataaaaattcagcttttcatcacaggaataaattctattttaaagtatgttaaaataaaaaacattttatattgtaaaaacattttgcaatattactgtttttttttttgtttttttttttgtatatttttaatcaaataaatgcagccttgatgagcgtaagagaccactttaaagactattacaagtcttactgaccccaaacttttgaacggtagtgtatatttgttAAAGGAACCCTAACAGAATTCCCTCTTGGAGTCATCTTATCTTGTTCTAAAATATTTTGCGAATATATCTGGTATTGCATTTCCGATCTAAGATATGGATCCCAAACGTAAAGCCAAATATTGCCTTTACTGAACTTAAGGTGATTTTTAGTTATGTGGGTTAAGCCTGCTGGGACAGCTTTCATCAAGGTATTATATTCCTTTGATGGGATTTTAAAATTATGGAGATTCATAAATTGGTCCTAAGTTAAAATATCACCAAAATCATCAAACAAGCCATCTtgggaaaaaaggtcagaatggAGTGACGCTCTATCCAGTCTATCCAGTAGGTGGAGACATGAGcttcaatttattttaactacacacaaacacaaaccacAGAAGAAGAGCAGCAGGAGGACAGAAGAGCAGTTTGTTTTATAAGTGTATAAGGGTGAAATGACTGTGTTGTGACGGTGATAATGGCTGAAGTGACTGGAGCTCAGCTGATCGCTGAGGCGCTCAAATCTCAGGTCTGTGTTGTGTTGCCGTGTGCTTCTCAAAGTTTCTCCTGTATATTTTCAAAGGGAGTATCCATTGAAAGCCTTTGTCCTCTTACACTTAGTCTagaataaatgtgtattttacaattCGCACTATTACATTATTTGCAACGTGATGTAACATCGCCTGCTGTACTATTGAACTTGGACAGTGTGTCAAAGGTGCTGCGCATGCGCGCCAGAGCTGTCAAACAATGTActacaaaatatgtatataacaaattctttgtgtgtgttttttttttttttttttttttatatgttctgATATTATTAACAACTTGACCAAATGTGTAACCTAAACCTGGGTTTTTCAATCTTTAAGATGCTAAAACCCTCTAAATGTGATAGTATTCCTGTGAGGGGCATTAATAGTGAGACAATTGTTACTTAAATATGTGTAAATTActgtttgcaaaatattttgCTTCTTTTACATCATTACCAGTGTTgtggggtaatgcattacaagtaacgcaagttatgtaatattattactttttccaagtaactagtaaagtaacacatcactttttaatttacaagaaaatatctgagttacttctTTCAAATACGTAACACCAGTCACTTTCcgccccatttattgattaaaagctctgaattccccatgttgagagaaatcgggagtaacatgttagttctagaataaatctgaacatgcattaattcacctcactcacaaaaacagattcagtgttcctcaaaatgaataaaaacagtgaaattcaactcagaatatgacgcaaacctgcaataattaaatatcctTAATGCgtttaataccattttattaactaacctTTCGATGATCTACTTCAACCATACTAATTAGCAAAAaatactcaagataatctaacatttgttccttttttttattggtgaagagttgatatttttcttctgcggtctactgtacagacgtgaatttacttttctcaaagcctgaggcttttggtgtgaaaaggcttttacatttgccaaaaacagaactttttatattaaaaacaaacaagcaagccctgcccagatttaaaaagtaacgcaaaagtaaagtaacacattgctttccataaaaagtaactaacgtaattagttacttttttagggagtaactccatatcgtaatgcattacttttgaaagtaactttccccaacactgatcattacatttttacttactATAGTATCGTACTGTTGGATgtgttgtttattcatttaaatcaaattttgtttcattgtaatcagtttatttaaatcaaactgattgttttaatcaaatgtattattattttttaaatcattgcattactttattattaaataaatacattattcatttgtactcatatatttttttatcaacttctatgtttatttgactttttatttatttattcccctctgtttttctttaaaaattcacATGGACCCCCCCCAGCACTCCCTTTTTTGTTgtacttgtttgttttattgtgcttGTTTTATTGTGCCTTAGATTACTAGAAATAACTTtcaatactaaaattaatattaaacatattagcATGTCTATTAGGTATGTCTTTACTTATATTCCACTCCATGTGCAGAATGTGGAGTACATGTTTGGCATTGTCGGCGTGCCTGTCATCGAGGTGGCCATGGCTGCCCAAGCAGCGGGCATCAAGTATGTTGGTATGCGCAATGAACAAGCAGTAAGTTATTCtcacttttcacttttatttcaaagatgtccctgttttattatattgaaGACTGTCTGGGTTTGTATTTCCATGCATCTTCTTTTTCCTAACAGGCCTGCTATGCTGCATCTGCTATTGGGTATTTGACAGGAAGGTAAGAATATGTCAGTTTATTTCTTAGTATTCGTTTTTCCCGCTCTGTTTGTGCTGAAGCTATGTTTCTTTTTccaggccagctgtgtgcctgGTCGTGTCTGGGCCGGGCCTGATTCATGCGCTTGGAGGAATGGCCAATGCTAACATGAACTGCTGGTAGCTCCCACACTGCTGCATTCACTTAAGATTAAAGCAAATTGACCTCAAATGGGCATTTTTTTGTACTTCTCTTTTCTTGTTTGAAATCACAGGCCTGTCATTGTTATTGGTGGCTCGTCTGATAGGAACCAAGAAACCACAGGAGCATTTCAGGAGTTCCCTCAGGTAAGGTCAATAGGAAAAGTTTGGCTTTGGTACATAAACAGCTATCATAGTATTAATTCTGCACTGATACCTTaagcaaaaaattcaaaaatttttgaaccatttttaaattttaaccgtATTTCTGtagttaatgtgttaaatgtCTATTTAAGGAAAGAAACTcagttatttgtatttatttttctagtGTTTCTGATACTCTTTTCCTGCTCTTTATCAGGTTGAAGCTTGTCGTCTGTATAGTAAGTTTTCTGCTCGACCAAGCAGCCTTGAAATGATACCAGCCGTAGTTGAAAaggtaaatatgtattatgttCTTAATCATGATTCTCGGTTTTGTTTAATACCCTGTGTAAACAAAATTTGAGTTTTGTGGCTTGCAGGCTGTATCTGTAAGCTTAGAGGCCTTCTACAACAAGTTGCTCAGTTTTAGAAATTTTAGAAACTgtttagaaaaaacatttttttttaaatgtacatttttagcaatttcaaattgagatttaaacaccatctgaaagctgaataaattagtATACAACTAtgtgagatacaactatttgaaaatctgaaatctgagagtgcaaaaaaatcgcctttaaagttgtccaaatgaagttcttagcaatgcatattactaataaaaaactaggttttgatatattaacggTAGGAAGTtcacaaaatgtcttcatggaacatgatctttacttaatatcttaatgatttttgtcatagaagaaaaatctataattttgacccgtacaagtgtattgttggctattgctacaaattctacattcaacaaacaaattaatactttttccAGAGTTGTTATTGCtaaccaaacttttgaaaatgtttttgttaattgaaatgattttcaatttgatttgaaatagtaaaatgactaaaattcaaataaaaaataataaaaataaacaactcaTAACTAAAGTACTAaagcataaaaattaaaatataaataaaatataaaaaataaaataaactgaaaatataaaaataaaaactaattcaagtaatatattaataaatgacatAATAATTCCTACAGAATTAGGTTTTtgaaatctaaaaatgcagcaAGTTACCTGTAAGTGGTAGGTTTAGATGTAGCGTTAGGGTAAGAGGataaaaatatagtttgtaCAGCATAAAaaattacgcctatggaatgtccccataaaacatgaaaaacccAACATATGTGTTGgtgtgttttgtcttttatcAGGCTGTGAGAAGCAGCATTTACGGCCGTCCAGGAGCATCCTACATAGACATAGCTGGAGACATGGTAAATGCCAAAATAGACCGGGACAGTGTCAGGTGAGCTTTATGTAAACTTAAACACGAATCATAGCAATGGGAGTTCCTTAAGCAACTGTATTTTATGATGTAAACACTTATTGTTTCTGTTACGTACTGAAATGCAGAATTGCATTGCATGCTTCTTCATTTTTCTCTAGGTTTGTTTCCTGCTGTCCTGCTCCTCCTGTGAGTCTGGCTGACAGCAGGGAGATCACACAGGCTGTCCGGCTGCTCAAAGCAGCTCAGAGGCCTCTGATCATCATCGGCAAAGGTGAACAGAATAGAACTGAATGACCCAGATGTTTGAGTGACGGGCATCTTTACAGCTGAAACTGATCAAAACAATGTCAAACTGTGATCATCTGTAGGTGCGGCGTATGCCAGGGCAGAGAAGGAGCTCAGGGAGCTGGTGGAGGCAGCTGGGATCCCTTTCCTTCCCACACCTATGGGGAAAGGAGT
The sequence above is drawn from the Labeo rohita strain BAU-BD-2019 chromosome 16, IGBB_LRoh.1.0, whole genome shotgun sequence genome and encodes:
- the LOC127179043 gene encoding uncharacterized protein C2orf66 homolog; translation: MLTVLALMTLLMVPVESDLSNEELKSLSNPQSRTLFFRILQSYLEGRESEAQAMNRKTNVKDSKNSNIENTGYDKYDLFLHNDIYDV